The proteins below come from a single uncultured Dethiosulfovibrio sp. genomic window:
- the tgt gene encoding tRNA guanosine(34) transglycosylase Tgt has translation MFEFRLLAECPETGARAGELVTPHGTIETPVFMPVGTAATVKAMSPKEMAEIETQILLSNTYHLYLRPGAELVEEAGGLHRFMNWNGPILTDSGGFQVFSLAGINKILEDGVEFVSHLDGSRHFMTPELATQTQEKLGSDIAMCFDQCVKLPCTREEAGKSVDRTLRWAARCQSIHRREDQALFGIVQGALYDDLRVTCAEKLIEMDFPGYSIGGLSVGESHQEMYRILDLLNPVMPKAKPRYLMGVGYPTNLVEGVARGVDMFDCVLPTRNGRNGTLLTSRGKFNIKHSRFTHDWGPIDPDCDCYACREFSRAYVRHLYRSGEMLSARLCSWHNLRFLISLMKRARQSILDGVFPAFRAEFHRLFGESSPL, from the coding sequence ATGTTTGAGTTTCGCCTTTTGGCCGAATGTCCTGAGACAGGGGCCAGGGCTGGAGAGCTTGTGACCCCTCACGGAACGATAGAGACCCCGGTTTTCATGCCCGTAGGGACCGCCGCTACCGTAAAGGCCATGTCTCCTAAGGAAATGGCTGAAATAGAGACCCAGATACTCCTGTCCAACACCTACCACCTGTATCTAAGGCCAGGGGCGGAACTGGTGGAGGAAGCAGGAGGACTTCACAGGTTTATGAACTGGAACGGCCCTATACTCACCGACAGCGGCGGTTTTCAGGTTTTTTCCCTTGCTGGCATAAACAAAATACTTGAGGATGGAGTGGAGTTCGTCTCCCACCTGGACGGTAGCCGCCATTTCATGACCCCTGAGCTGGCTACCCAGACCCAGGAAAAGCTCGGCAGCGACATAGCCATGTGTTTCGATCAGTGTGTAAAGCTCCCCTGTACCAGGGAAGAAGCGGGGAAAAGCGTGGATCGGACCCTCAGATGGGCCGCCAGATGTCAATCTATACACCGCAGAGAGGATCAGGCCCTTTTCGGGATAGTTCAGGGAGCCCTTTACGACGACCTTCGGGTTACGTGTGCCGAAAAGCTAATCGAGATGGATTTCCCGGGCTACTCTATAGGGGGTCTATCGGTGGGAGAGAGCCACCAAGAGATGTACCGAATACTGGATCTCCTAAATCCCGTCATGCCTAAGGCAAAACCGAGATACCTAATGGGCGTGGGATACCCCACTAACCTGGTTGAAGGGGTCGCCAGAGGTGTTGACATGTTCGACTGCGTCCTTCCGACGAGAAACGGAAGAAACGGTACCCTCCTCACATCTAGAGGTAAATTTAACATCAAGCACAGCCGTTTCACCCACGATTGGGGCCCTATCGATCCCGACTGCGACTGTTACGCCTGTCGAGAATTCTCCAGAGCCTACGTAAGGCACCTTTATCGGTCCGGTGAAATGCTGTCCGCCAGGCTATGTAGCTGGCACAACCTTCGATTCTTGATCAGCCTTATGAAAAGGGCCAGACAATCTATACTGGACGGGGTCTTCCCTGCCTTCAGAGCGGAGTTTCACCGCCTCTTTGGGGAGAGTAGTCCTCTATGA
- a CDS encoding TatD family hydrolase, with product MSTDLGVDPMTPYIDGHCHLNSPELREDVQLHVDKAVEAGVGRMLVVGSDEESSWEAVDMASRFSPQGVRASVGIHPHEAGRYPDGIPSDLLAMADRKEVFAVGEIGLDYHYDHSPRSVQREVLAAQIGWAKVKNLPVVFHVREAFADFFSLINDNPLGDAGGVVHCFSGSWSEAKMCLDLGLYLGFGGMITFKSAQEVRECLSSSPMDRIILETDSPWLAPVPYRGKTNTPSMMPLIYRAASDITGRTLSSVAQSVWQNGKDLYRWGEQDV from the coding sequence GTGTCCACTGATCTCGGTGTGGATCCTATGACGCCCTACATAGACGGACACTGTCACCTTAATTCTCCGGAGCTCCGGGAGGACGTTCAGCTACACGTCGACAAAGCGGTAGAGGCTGGGGTAGGGAGAATGCTGGTAGTCGGAAGCGACGAGGAGTCCAGCTGGGAGGCCGTGGATATGGCCTCCCGCTTCTCCCCTCAGGGTGTAAGGGCCTCGGTGGGAATCCACCCTCATGAGGCGGGGCGATACCCAGATGGCATTCCCTCCGATCTCCTGGCTATGGCTGACCGTAAAGAGGTATTCGCCGTAGGGGAGATCGGCCTTGATTATCACTACGATCACTCCCCCAGGTCCGTTCAGAGGGAGGTTCTGGCTGCTCAGATCGGTTGGGCAAAGGTTAAAAATCTTCCCGTGGTTTTCCACGTAAGGGAGGCTTTTGCCGACTTTTTCTCCCTCATAAACGACAACCCTCTAGGGGATGCTGGCGGGGTCGTTCACTGTTTTTCCGGCTCCTGGAGCGAGGCCAAAATGTGCCTTGACCTAGGTCTTTACCTCGGTTTTGGCGGAATGATAACCTTCAAAAGCGCCCAGGAGGTGAGAGAATGTCTGTCCTCCTCGCCGATGGACCGGATAATACTCGAGACCGACTCTCCATGGCTTGCTCCGGTGCCCTACAGAGGTAAAACCAACACGCCATCTATGATGCCCCTCATATACCGAGCGGCGTCGGACATAACCGGTAGGACCCTCTCCTCGGTGGCTCAGTCGGTGTGGCAAAACGGCAAAGACCTTTACAGGTGGGGTGAGCAGGATGTTTGA
- the rpoB gene encoding DNA-directed RNA polymerase subunit beta produces the protein MAEFVPVGKKRSRLTFGRARDLVEIPDMVEVQRDSYVSFFQENRDPEERESIGLQELLDEIFPIESYDGSFALEFVRYYLDRPTTTQEDAQQKDCTWHRPVRATIRLINRKTMEIKEEEIFLGDFPMMTERGTFIINGTERVVVNQLARSAGVYFKVDYSAPAAEVYTAKIIPDRGAWLEFAMGSGDALYINIDSKKKLPGTLLLKAFGISSNEELLRAFGGEIEEVDLSEDELLGRLLAENIVNDGGNVVIRKENRIGKEQLEVLWEMNRSRVKVWKVNPVLAATLEKDVTDNTDEAMLEIFRRLRPNEPARIENAKEYFDTLFFDSRRYTLGRVGRYKLNRRLKLDVPVSERLLTVEDMVRIVKGLIVLRDTEEQRDLLSFQDIPEEFPDDIDHLGNRRVRSVGELLQNQIRIGLLRMERIAKERMTTIPDLTKAMGRDLINVRPISAALREFFGSGQLSQYMDQNNPLSELTHRRRLSALGPGGLSRERAGFEARDVHYTHYSRICPIETPEGPNIGLVTSLSTYAKVNEYGFLVSPRRLVKEGFVSLNPEDVIYLAADEEDEAYVGRANTPFDESTGRLSETLCYARYRGKIVEVPPERIDYLDISPKQIVSASTALIPFLEHDDANRALMGSNMQRQAVPLLLPEAPRVGTGMEYRIAKDSGSCIVAPEDGVISYVDSDRVEIRCDSGAYRSMTFQKFKRSNQGTIIHQRPTVTKGERVTKGEIIGDGQSVDKGELALGRNVLIAFVPWEGYNYEDAILLSERMVKEDFFTSIHIEEYEMDARDTKLGPEEITRDIPNVGEEALKDLDEHGVVRVGAEVNAGDILVGKVTPKGESDQSPEEKLLRAIFGEKAREVRDTSLHVPHGTRGKVVAVKKLNKEEHSDSMSPGVNEVVKVYVAQLRKITVGDKMSGRHGNKGVVSRILPVEDMPYLPDGTPVDVCLNPLGVPSRMNIGQVLETILATVAVANDWHIATPVFEGAQEQDVYDLLQQLSEENPDYSSLTSGGTMQLIDGRTGEPMEHKSTIGYMYMLKLNHLVDDKLHARSIGPYSLITQQPLGGKAQFGGQRFGEMEVWALQGYGAAHVLQEMLTVKSDDIRGRLKTYEKIVKGQNLTKPGVPESFKVLVKELEGLGLGVDIEYNDGTIGPLLPDEEDDEQGQSVPAPIEFEPPCPVEDGQTSDSSEENLDDSIFESEPDISDIYSISDLRFEDDDEEAKGADS, from the coding sequence ATGGCCGAATTCGTACCAGTGGGCAAAAAGCGCAGCCGTCTTACCTTTGGTCGTGCCAGAGATCTAGTTGAGATCCCTGACATGGTCGAGGTCCAGCGAGACTCCTACGTCAGCTTCTTTCAGGAGAATCGTGATCCAGAAGAGAGGGAAAGTATTGGTCTACAGGAGCTACTCGACGAGATCTTTCCCATCGAGAGTTACGACGGCTCCTTTGCACTTGAGTTTGTCCGATACTACCTGGATAGGCCTACGACCACCCAGGAGGACGCACAGCAGAAGGATTGTACCTGGCACCGTCCCGTAAGGGCCACTATCCGGTTAATCAACAGAAAGACCATGGAAATCAAAGAGGAAGAGATTTTCCTGGGAGATTTTCCTATGATGACCGAAAGAGGCACATTTATTATAAACGGGACCGAGAGAGTCGTGGTCAACCAGCTGGCCAGGTCGGCGGGGGTGTACTTCAAGGTAGACTATTCCGCCCCTGCGGCGGAGGTCTACACCGCTAAGATAATCCCCGATAGAGGCGCCTGGCTGGAATTCGCCATGGGAAGCGGCGATGCCCTTTACATAAACATCGACAGCAAGAAAAAACTTCCCGGAACCTTGCTGCTCAAGGCCTTTGGGATCTCATCAAACGAGGAGCTTCTTCGTGCTTTTGGCGGTGAGATAGAAGAGGTCGATCTCTCCGAGGATGAACTTCTCGGTCGCCTTCTCGCGGAGAACATCGTCAACGACGGTGGTAACGTAGTTATAAGGAAAGAGAATCGCATAGGCAAAGAACAGCTTGAAGTCCTGTGGGAGATGAATCGCTCCAGGGTGAAGGTATGGAAGGTAAACCCTGTTTTGGCCGCAACCTTGGAGAAAGACGTTACCGACAACACCGACGAGGCTATGCTGGAGATCTTCCGGAGACTGAGGCCCAACGAGCCCGCTAGGATAGAGAACGCCAAGGAGTATTTTGACACCCTTTTCTTCGATTCCAGGAGATACACCCTTGGAAGGGTCGGTCGTTACAAGCTCAACCGTCGTCTAAAATTGGATGTTCCGGTGAGCGAGCGGTTGCTGACGGTGGAGGATATGGTCCGTATAGTGAAAGGGCTTATAGTCCTAAGGGACACAGAGGAACAGAGGGACCTCCTCTCGTTCCAGGACATCCCGGAGGAATTCCCTGACGATATCGATCACCTCGGAAATAGGCGGGTAAGATCGGTAGGAGAGTTGCTTCAGAATCAGATCCGTATAGGCCTTCTTCGTATGGAGAGGATCGCCAAGGAAAGAATGACCACCATACCTGATCTCACCAAGGCTATGGGGCGAGATCTCATCAACGTGAGGCCCATATCCGCAGCCTTGAGGGAATTCTTCGGGTCCGGCCAGCTTTCCCAGTACATGGACCAGAATAACCCTCTCTCGGAGCTTACCCACCGTCGTCGCCTCTCGGCGTTAGGACCTGGCGGTCTCAGCAGAGAGAGAGCGGGTTTTGAGGCCAGAGACGTTCACTACACCCATTACAGCCGTATTTGTCCTATAGAGACCCCTGAAGGACCTAACATCGGCCTTGTTACGTCTCTGTCGACCTACGCAAAGGTAAACGAGTATGGCTTCCTGGTTTCCCCCAGAAGGTTGGTAAAAGAGGGCTTCGTGTCCCTTAACCCGGAAGACGTCATATATCTCGCCGCAGACGAAGAGGACGAGGCTTACGTCGGAAGGGCTAACACCCCCTTTGACGAATCGACCGGTCGGCTTTCCGAGACCCTGTGCTACGCTAGATATAGAGGAAAAATAGTCGAAGTCCCACCGGAGAGGATCGACTATCTGGACATATCGCCAAAGCAGATAGTATCGGCGTCTACCGCTTTGATACCCTTCCTTGAGCACGACGACGCAAACCGAGCGCTCATGGGATCTAACATGCAGAGACAGGCGGTCCCTCTGCTTTTGCCCGAGGCCCCAAGAGTAGGTACCGGCATGGAGTACAGGATAGCCAAAGATTCGGGCTCCTGTATAGTCGCCCCTGAAGATGGGGTGATTTCCTACGTCGATTCCGACAGAGTCGAGATCCGTTGCGACTCTGGAGCCTATCGTTCCATGACCTTCCAGAAATTTAAGAGATCCAACCAGGGGACCATAATCCATCAAAGACCTACGGTTACCAAAGGAGAGAGGGTCACCAAAGGGGAGATTATCGGCGACGGCCAGTCCGTAGACAAAGGAGAGCTAGCTCTAGGTAGAAACGTTCTCATCGCCTTTGTGCCCTGGGAAGGATATAACTACGAAGACGCTATACTTCTCAGTGAGAGAATGGTGAAAGAGGATTTCTTTACCTCTATCCACATAGAGGAGTACGAGATGGACGCTAGAGACACCAAGCTCGGACCGGAAGAGATCACCAGAGATATCCCTAACGTAGGGGAGGAAGCTCTGAAGGATCTGGACGAGCACGGTGTCGTACGAGTCGGTGCAGAGGTCAACGCTGGGGATATCCTAGTAGGTAAGGTTACCCCTAAAGGCGAGTCGGATCAGTCGCCGGAGGAAAAGTTGCTTCGGGCTATTTTCGGAGAAAAAGCCAGAGAGGTCAGAGACACCTCCCTTCACGTGCCTCACGGCACCAGAGGCAAAGTCGTCGCTGTTAAAAAGCTAAATAAAGAGGAACACAGCGACTCCATGAGTCCTGGGGTTAACGAAGTGGTGAAGGTATACGTCGCTCAGCTACGGAAGATAACCGTAGGGGATAAAATGTCCGGTCGTCACGGGAACAAGGGAGTTGTATCTCGAATTCTTCCTGTTGAGGATATGCCCTATCTGCCCGACGGAACCCCTGTGGACGTGTGCCTAAACCCTCTTGGCGTCCCTAGCCGAATGAACATCGGTCAGGTCCTTGAGACCATACTTGCGACGGTGGCGGTAGCTAACGATTGGCATATAGCTACCCCAGTATTTGAAGGAGCTCAGGAGCAGGACGTCTACGACCTCCTCCAGCAGCTCAGCGAGGAAAACCCAGACTACAGTTCCTTGACCTCCGGTGGAACCATGCAGCTTATCGATGGCAGAACCGGGGAGCCTATGGAGCACAAGAGCACCATCGGCTATATGTACATGCTTAAGCTGAACCACCTCGTCGATGACAAGCTTCACGCCAGATCCATAGGACCTTATAGCCTTATAACCCAACAGCCTTTGGGCGGTAAAGCCCAGTTCGGAGGCCAGAGGTTTGGGGAGATGGAGGTCTGGGCTCTTCAGGGATACGGAGCTGCCCACGTCCTCCAGGAGATGTTGACCGTAAAATCGGATGACATAAGAGGAAGGCTTAAGACCTACGAAAAAATAGTAAAGGGCCAAAACCTCACCAAGCCCGGAGTGCCGGAGAGCTTTAAAGTCTTGGTCAAAGAGCTTGAGGGCCTTGGCCTTGGGGTAGACATAGAATACAACGACGGAACGATAGGTCCTCTGCTCCCTGACGAAGAGGACGATGAACAGGGACAGAGCGTCCCCGCTCCCATAGAGTTTGAACCACCTTGTCCCGTCGAAGACGGCCAGACCTCTGATTCATCGGAGGAAAATCTGGACGACTCCATATTCGAATCGGAGCCCGATATATCCGATATATATAGCATATCGGATCTGCGTTTCGAGGACGATGACGAAGAAGCGAAAGGAGCTGACAGCTAA
- the rsmI gene encoding 16S rRNA (cytidine(1402)-2'-O)-methyltransferase, with the protein MPLIVIPTPVGNLSDVTLRGLEELRRADIIACEDTRHTGILLKKYDISCKLISCHQHNEIARADEIMSYLSQGKNVALVSDAGTPGVSDPGYQVIKRAIEDGFVVDVLPGPTAVIPAILMSGLDPQPFTFFGFLPDKKGEREQALGNLKESPWTTVFYVSPHKISRHIESMLEVFGDRKAALVREISKIHQETFRGTLTEILHRAEEGLKGEIVLVIEGASSLEKDKHKDWEEQAQRLLEAGLSHRDIVSALSNTMGVPKNRSKKWLLDRKEIKNTAGGKNND; encoded by the coding sequence ATGCCCTTAATAGTCATACCGACCCCAGTGGGAAACCTGTCCGACGTAACCCTTAGGGGGCTTGAGGAACTGCGCAGAGCGGATATCATCGCCTGTGAGGACACCAGACATACGGGGATACTTCTCAAAAAGTACGACATATCCTGTAAGCTGATTTCCTGTCACCAGCACAACGAGATAGCCAGAGCCGACGAGATAATGTCCTATCTGTCTCAGGGAAAAAACGTGGCTCTGGTGTCCGACGCCGGAACTCCCGGCGTGTCGGACCCAGGCTATCAGGTAATCAAAAGGGCCATCGAGGATGGCTTCGTCGTCGACGTCCTTCCAGGACCTACCGCCGTTATACCGGCGATTCTAATGTCCGGTCTCGACCCTCAGCCTTTCACCTTCTTCGGTTTTCTGCCTGATAAAAAAGGTGAAAGGGAACAGGCACTCGGTAACCTGAAAGAAAGTCCCTGGACCACCGTTTTTTACGTCTCCCCCCATAAGATATCCCGACATATAGAGTCTATGCTGGAGGTCTTTGGCGACAGAAAAGCCGCTCTGGTCAGGGAGATCAGCAAAATCCATCAAGAGACCTTTCGTGGGACCCTTACTGAGATACTCCATAGAGCGGAGGAAGGCTTAAAGGGAGAGATAGTTCTGGTGATAGAAGGGGCTAGTTCACTGGAAAAGGATAAACATAAAGACTGGGAAGAGCAGGCTCAGAGACTTCTGGAGGCTGGCCTCTCCCACAGGGATATAGTGTCCGCCCTTAGCAACACCATGGGAGTGCCTAAAAATAGGTCTAAAAAATGGCTTTTAGACAGAAAAGAGATTAAAAATACCGCAGGAGGAAAAAATAATGACTGA
- a CDS encoding L-threonylcarbamoyladenylate synthase has protein sequence MIVKLDRWNPDKEAIMSAVKILQSGGLVAFPTETVYGLGANGLDGKAVSSIYSAKGRPSDNPLILHFGTPEDVSKVATVDERAKKIMDLFWPGPLTLVLPVRGNVPEEVTAGLETVGVRMPSHPVALALLQACRFPVAAPSANASGRPSPTDAQTVATDLKERVDMILDGGPTDLGLESTVLDVTGDIPVLLRPGGFPLEALVGLLGPIAMPKGELELKRSPGTRYRHYAPSLPMRIQFPADPFPVGEGEKWAFVGVDQPSMKSDRSILFDDLDAYGRGLFAAMRELERLPLDVIIAQWPGESGVGLAIRDRLIRASGLG, from the coding sequence ATGATAGTCAAACTGGATCGGTGGAATCCCGATAAAGAGGCCATAATGTCGGCGGTAAAAATCCTTCAGTCTGGGGGACTAGTGGCCTTTCCGACTGAAACGGTATACGGACTGGGGGCAAACGGTCTGGACGGAAAAGCGGTCTCCTCGATCTACTCCGCAAAAGGACGTCCATCGGACAACCCGCTCATACTCCACTTTGGTACCCCTGAGGATGTCTCAAAGGTCGCGACGGTGGACGAAAGGGCAAAAAAAATAATGGACCTCTTCTGGCCTGGTCCTCTGACTCTGGTACTCCCGGTGAGGGGAAATGTCCCTGAAGAGGTAACCGCAGGGCTGGAAACGGTAGGTGTGCGGATGCCATCTCACCCGGTGGCCTTGGCCCTCCTTCAGGCCTGTCGATTTCCTGTGGCCGCACCTAGCGCCAACGCCAGCGGAAGGCCTAGCCCTACAGACGCTCAAACCGTGGCTACAGATCTAAAAGAAAGAGTCGATATGATACTGGACGGCGGCCCTACGGACCTGGGACTCGAATCCACCGTCTTAGACGTCACCGGAGATATTCCTGTATTGCTAAGGCCCGGAGGATTTCCCCTTGAGGCCTTGGTCGGATTGCTGGGACCTATCGCCATGCCTAAAGGTGAACTGGAGCTGAAAAGATCTCCAGGTACCAGGTATCGACACTACGCTCCCTCTCTGCCGATGAGAATACAGTTTCCCGCGGATCCCTTTCCCGTAGGGGAAGGGGAAAAGTGGGCCTTCGTGGGAGTGGACCAGCCTTCGATGAAATCGGATAGGTCCATTTTATTTGACGACTTAGATGCCTACGGGAGAGGGCTCTTCGCCGCTATGAGAGAACTGGAGAGGCTTCCTCTGGACGTGATAATAGCTCAGTGGCCCGGAGAGTCGGGGGTTGGACTGGCCATAAGGGACAGGCTGATCAGGGCCTCTGGACTAGGCTAG
- the metG gene encoding methionine--tRNA ligase — protein MTDTKNFYITTPIYYVNDVPHIGHAYTTIGADVMARYKRMTGHQVHFLTGTDEHGQKIYESAAAKGMTAQELTDVMAENFKKLLPVLNISNTDFIRTTEKRHEKVVQSIFSKLFEQGDIYKDTYKGLYCVPCETYVPESSVGQGSTCPDCGRPLVEMEEESYFFRTSKYADQLLAYYESNLKAIMPKSRYNEIISFIKSGLRDQSVSRTSISWGIPVPGDERHVIYVWFDALINYLTACGYESDQSQMDKYWPQVHHLMAKDIIRFHCVIWPTMLMALGLNPPVRVFSHGWWTMEGEKMSKSKGNVVDPFEMVNLYGADAFRYFLLRQVPFGTDGDFSESAMVQRINSDLANDLGNLLSRTVSMIIKYREGVVPTPPSLTSIDLELSEVARTSCELYLEKMDDFAFDEALKAAWTVISRANKYIDETMPWKLGNEGEKDRLDAVLWGLVEALKLASMMISPFMPETGHAVWSQIGFCGDPVNLKWEHYKWGEPTAGIMKVHRAKEVLFPRIDMELWAEEKKARDLSKGKVVDPGEHEPQIGIEDFSKIELRVGQIVKVDEVPRAKRLYKLEVDLGYERRTIVSSIKADFTQEELLGHKIVVVVNLKPVKMCGVQSDGMLLAASMPGHEGLSLLAPVEDIPLGSRVH, from the coding sequence ATGACTGATACAAAGAATTTCTACATAACTACACCTATATACTACGTCAACGACGTCCCTCATATAGGCCATGCCTACACGACCATCGGTGCGGACGTAATGGCAAGATACAAGAGAATGACCGGCCACCAGGTGCATTTCCTGACGGGAACCGACGAACACGGTCAGAAAATATACGAAAGTGCCGCCGCCAAAGGGATGACCGCTCAGGAGCTTACCGATGTTATGGCGGAGAACTTCAAAAAGCTTCTTCCCGTCCTCAATATATCGAACACCGACTTTATCAGGACCACCGAGAAGCGGCACGAAAAGGTTGTCCAGTCCATATTCTCCAAACTCTTCGAACAGGGCGATATCTATAAAGACACCTACAAAGGACTCTACTGCGTTCCCTGTGAGACCTACGTTCCAGAAAGCAGCGTAGGCCAGGGCTCCACCTGTCCCGACTGCGGTCGTCCTCTGGTGGAGATGGAGGAAGAGAGCTACTTCTTTCGTACCTCTAAATACGCCGACCAGCTCCTGGCCTATTACGAGTCCAACCTGAAAGCCATAATGCCAAAAAGCAGGTATAACGAGATAATCAGCTTCATAAAAAGCGGTCTGAGGGATCAGTCGGTTTCCAGGACGTCCATCTCCTGGGGTATCCCGGTGCCAGGGGACGAAAGGCACGTCATATACGTCTGGTTTGACGCCCTCATCAACTACCTGACCGCCTGTGGCTACGAATCGGACCAATCCCAGATGGACAAATACTGGCCTCAGGTCCATCACCTGATGGCGAAAGACATAATTCGCTTTCACTGCGTCATATGGCCCACTATGCTTATGGCTCTAGGACTCAACCCGCCGGTCAGGGTGTTCTCCCATGGCTGGTGGACCATGGAGGGAGAGAAAATGTCCAAGTCCAAAGGCAACGTTGTGGACCCCTTCGAAATGGTCAATCTCTACGGAGCCGACGCTTTCCGCTACTTTCTGCTCCGACAGGTCCCCTTCGGGACGGACGGAGATTTCTCCGAATCCGCTATGGTCCAGAGGATAAACTCAGATCTTGCCAACGACCTCGGCAACCTGCTCAGCAGGACGGTTTCCATGATAATAAAGTACAGGGAGGGAGTTGTCCCTACCCCTCCCTCCCTGACCTCCATAGACCTGGAGCTTTCGGAAGTAGCTAGAACCTCCTGCGAGCTCTATCTGGAGAAAATGGACGACTTCGCCTTCGACGAAGCCCTTAAAGCGGCCTGGACGGTCATAAGCAGGGCCAACAAATATATCGACGAAACCATGCCCTGGAAACTAGGTAATGAAGGCGAAAAGGACAGATTGGACGCAGTTCTTTGGGGACTGGTGGAAGCCCTCAAACTAGCGTCTATGATGATATCCCCCTTCATGCCCGAGACCGGCCACGCAGTATGGTCCCAGATAGGTTTCTGTGGCGACCCCGTCAACCTAAAGTGGGAGCACTATAAGTGGGGAGAGCCTACCGCCGGGATTATGAAGGTCCACAGGGCCAAAGAAGTCCTCTTCCCCAGAATAGACATGGAGCTGTGGGCGGAGGAGAAAAAGGCTAGAGACCTGTCCAAAGGCAAAGTGGTCGACCCTGGAGAGCACGAACCTCAGATAGGCATAGAGGACTTCTCAAAGATAGAGTTGAGGGTAGGCCAGATAGTCAAGGTAGATGAAGTTCCCCGAGCCAAAAGGCTCTACAAGCTGGAGGTCGACCTAGGCTACGAAAGAAGAACCATAGTGTCCAGTATAAAAGCGGACTTCACCCAGGAAGAGCTCCTAGGACACAAAATAGTCGTGGTGGTCAACCTGAAGCCCGTCAAAATGTGCGGAGTTCAGAGCGACGGTATGTTGCTCGCCGCGTCTATGCCAGGGCATGAAGGTCTATCCCTTTTAGCCCCTGTAGAGGACATCCCCCTGGGGAGCCGTGTCCACTGA
- a CDS encoding methyltransferase domain-containing protein, with the protein MTAERTIDELKGTTLTLIQPRRGFRVNVDTILLAGFTKVKHGEKVCELGCAHGAVSLILGGRTSAQVTGLDIQADLIEMATENAALNGLSQKVSFLHHDLRLVDQVLPPQGFDVVVSNPPYGDPERHRQGIREGEVMARHGILCSLDDIGRSFGYLLKHGGRGYTVFTAERMVGLMESMRKNGLEPKAVLPVYPRDDKEGSVFLMKSIKGAAPGLRFLPPLFIGDRRGNSTEKLLSYYTVEGCPCP; encoded by the coding sequence AAGGGAACTACATTAACCTTAATTCAACCTCGCAGGGGGTTCAGGGTCAACGTCGACACCATACTCCTCGCGGGGTTCACCAAGGTCAAGCATGGAGAAAAGGTCTGCGAGCTGGGCTGTGCGCACGGAGCGGTATCCCTTATCCTAGGTGGGCGTACTTCCGCTCAGGTTACAGGGCTGGATATTCAGGCCGACCTCATAGAGATGGCCACGGAAAACGCCGCTCTCAACGGCCTATCCCAAAAGGTATCCTTTCTGCACCATGATCTGCGGTTAGTGGATCAGGTGCTACCTCCTCAAGGCTTTGACGTAGTGGTATCCAACCCACCTTACGGGGATCCTGAAAGACATCGCCAGGGGATAAGGGAAGGGGAGGTTATGGCTCGTCACGGAATCCTATGCTCTTTAGACGATATAGGGCGATCCTTCGGCTACCTGCTCAAGCACGGAGGCCGTGGCTACACCGTCTTTACCGCCGAGAGGATGGTCGGCCTTATGGAGTCTATGAGAAAAAACGGCTTAGAGCCTAAAGCGGTCCTTCCGGTCTATCCCAGGGACGACAAAGAGGGCTCGGTTTTTCTGATGAAGTCCATAAAAGGAGCGGCCCCTGGACTGAGGTTCTTGCCACCTCTATTTATAGGGGACCGTAGGGGTAATTCCACCGAGAAACTGCTTTCATACTACACCGTGGAGGGATGTCCATGCCCTTAA